In Bos indicus isolate NIAB-ARS_2022 breed Sahiwal x Tharparkar chromosome 19, NIAB-ARS_B.indTharparkar_mat_pri_1.0, whole genome shotgun sequence, the following proteins share a genomic window:
- the LOC109574538 gene encoding uncharacterized protein translates to MADQLFQRKPWDPEQLRPDPDSDSEGLFDKAPPEEPPAVRGPKSAWAAGRKAGRRTGGKAQGARPWQPPKGATRPQPQEEAPPLDEGCYLDHFPHLSIFIYAAIAFSITSCIFTYIHLQLA, encoded by the coding sequence ATGGCTGACCAACTCTTTCAGCGCAAACCCTGGGACCCCGAGCAGCTTCGCCCGGACCCCGACTCTGACTCCGAAGGCCTGTTTGACAAGGCTCCTCCGGAAGAGCCCCCCGCTGTCCGTGGGCCCAAGTCGGCTTGGGCCGCGGGCAGGAAGGCCGGTCGGCGCACTGGCGGGAAGGCGCAGGGGGCCCGCCCCTGGCAGCCGCCTAAGGGCGCGACGCGCCCCCAGCCCCAGGAAGAGGCCCCTCCATTGGATGAAGGCTGCTATCTCGACCATTTCCCGCACCTCTCCATCTTTATCTACGcggccatcgccttctccatcaccTCCTGCATCTTTACCTATATCCATTTACAGCTTGCCTGA
- the MIS12 gene encoding protein MIS12 homolog, translating into MSVDPMTYEAQFFGFTPQTCMLRIYIAFQDYLFEVMQAVEQVILKKLDGIPDCAISPVEIRKCTEKFLCFMKGRFDNLFGKMEQLFLQLILRIPPNVLLPEDKSQETQSYSEEEFHFLQKEIEQLQEKYKTELCTKQALLAELEEQKIVQAKLKQTLSLFDELENVGRDHGASDFREGLVFLIQNSRKLQNIRENVEKEGKRLKIS; encoded by the coding sequence ATGTCTGTTGATCCAATGACCTATGAGGCCCAGTTCTTTGGCTTCACACCACAGACTTGCATGCTTAGGATCTACATTGCCTTTCAAGACTACCTGTTTGAAGTGATGCAGGCTGTTGAACAGGTTATTCTAAAGAAGCTGGATGGCATCCCAGACTGTGCGATTAGCCCAGTCGAGATTCGCAAGTGCACAGAAAAGTTTCTTTGCTTCATGAAAGGACGTTTTGATAACCTTTTTGGCAAAATGGAGCAGCTCTTCTTACAGTTGATTTTGCGGATTCCCCCAAATGTCTTGCTTCCAGAAGATAAATCTCAGGAGACACAGTCTTACAGTGAGGAAGAATTCCACTTTCTCCAAAAAGAAATTGAACAGTTACAGGAGAAGTATAAGACTGAATTGTGCACTAAGCAGGCCCTTCTTGCAGAATTAGAAGAGCAAAAAATTGTTCAGGCCAAACTCAAACAGACATTGTCTTTGTTTGATGAACTTGAAAACGTTGGCAGAGACCATGGGGCTAGTGATTTTAGGGAGGGCTTGGTGTTCCTGATCCAGAACTCCAGAAAACTCCAGAATATCAGAGAGAATGTGGAAAAGGAAGGCAAACGATTGAAAATATCTTGA